Below is a window of Zerene cesonia ecotype Mississippi chromosome 18, Zerene_cesonia_1.1, whole genome shotgun sequence DNA.
CAACATTTAAATGGTAAGCCACAAAGAAATTCGTGTATTGAATACTGTTATCTCTTTTCATCACACGAACATGTCCATTAGAGTGAAAAGGATACCAAATCATTTAgtcaaacgaacaaacaatcTATCTCACTCTAGTATACACAATTCATTTACGATAGAAAGAGACAGTAATACAAAACTGAGGTTTTTAATGCTccacattattttcattagcATCATTCGCATCATTAGCATTTGCGTTCTGTTCCTTATACTTATGGAATTTATCGCTCAAATAATTCCAATATTTCGACCGTATCTTATCGTATTTATTAGCTAACGCGTGACACATCTCGATCGCCCTTTCAGCGTTATGAAAACAGTTAGTTTCTTGTCTCTTTATCGCTTCATCACTCGCATCTACGATAAATGCCAATAAATATGGCGACCTGCATCTGTTCTTGTACAATTCTTCGCAGAATGACGTCACAACTGCGTTTCCGTTCAAGCCTCGTTTATCATGAATTAACACACCCCGTAGATAATTCCAGGCACTTTCGTTATTTTTGacgaattttattttctccaATGCATAGCATATTTCACGTTGTACGTTGAGGTCCGACCAGCCTTGGTGGTTATTCATGACAAAGTAACGCTGGTTCCAGGCCGAATTGTTCCGGACATCCTCGGTTATTAGCTTGTCTACGAAGGCCATTTCTTTTTCGAAGAGCCTGGAATGTAGATTTAGTCGCATTCAGTTTTAGTTTGAAAATAACAACCTACACATACATTAAACAGAAGTGAACAGAAACTACATAGATTTTAAGcccaattttattacaaaattcatgAATTTTTGACAGGTGCTttgtattaagaaatttttaaagaaaaatattcttattataaagcattttaatgttttaaaaaaaattataaaaattaaggtGCTCTGTACACTTGGTAAGCAACAACAAAGTTGAATCAACATATTGCACAGCTGTCGTCAAAATGTTGCAGAGCAAAATGTTGTAagtgtataaaacaatatgaaataatttaattcgcAATATCTCCTATATGGCCTACTTTCCATTTAGTTTGGCCTTCTTGAAAAGTGTTcatagctttattttattaataaagtatttgacTTTCTAACTAACATTCACAAACCATCATAGTTGACTTATTGTATTATCTATTCAGATGCGATCCCacaaaattagtttaatttatattacccAAAAGTCTTCATAGCCCATTGCCTGTGTTGCCACGCGTGATAGTTCTTTGGGTCCTGCGCAAGCGCATCGCCAGTTAAATCCAATTCCAATGACGGGTCTTGCAACCATTCCACTAATACTCGTCTGTGATGCCATACctgaaaaaaatgaataaaaactacatgaataattaaattaaaaatgttttttttttacctggAAAAGATTGTTGTATAGTAATAAGGAATCCTCTGTGCTTGTTTAAATTTCAGTTATCTCATATAGACCTGTTCTTTGTATGACATTACAATAAAGGATATGACCTgggataacataaaaatacacaaaaactatttgaccttataatattacaaaatacttGTTTGCTGAGGTAATGTACTTACTTGGTAATTCTTAGGCGAATGTTTGATCACAAATTCTACATAGTCCAATTCTGATCTGAGATCTGTCCCCAGCGCTTTTAATAAATCTCTcctgaaaaatttaaagaaatatctatATCTGTGtatcataaagctgaagagttttgttgtagtaaatttgaaaaattattacagtGTTAAAcaacccatttattgaggaaggctatatatgtacctactatgGACGAGCCTGGAGCAGACAATTAGTTACTTCATATTTGCTTTTAATGAAAGGAATTTGAAtgcatataattaaagaaaatattgctAAGGCCGGATCATGGTTGGCTGAGAGGAAAGGCGTCACACCAGTTCGGCGAAAAACGCAGGTTCTACTACCGCCACATGATTCttcatattttgtacatttcgtaattatatttatatacttaaaagtGTATAAAGCAAACATTTTCTCCTAATAATCATTACAATTTAGATAACACTAAGTAGGTAACTACCAGtgtttaaagttaatttaattcatgttAATTACACGACTTTTGgttatatgattaataaagataaagataagagttattttaaacaaggTTACTACCATGAATATGTAAGGTAATAATaagtcaattataatatattttatgtcaaaagGTAATGGTTGTTAAAACTTGGCACTGCATTTGCATTGaccatgaataaaaattgtttgtatgaTTTCAACCCAATATGGGTTGAAATCAAGTTTATGAAGCttgcaaaataattttgactGACCAATTGGTTTgactttatttaaactatgtataaagctctaaaataaactatattaatcCTTAACAATAGAAGAAAGTGTGTACAACATCATGTTAAAACCAAAAAACTTTCTTGCCAGCTCTTCTTTATAGAAatggtggtaaatgttaaaactatggtACATTTCAAAAGCGCTTCAATAAGAAgtctaaatgaataaaaatatattgagtttgagtttgaaataggcagcaatgaaatgaaatgttgAAAAAGCAGAAATAAATCTAATAGCAAAAGTTTCATGGGTCACCTagaaacattcacatttatagcTTCAATCCTTACCTATATTGCCACACTGTGTAATTAGCTGGATTCAATTCTACA
It encodes the following:
- the LOC119833901 gene encoding protein farnesyltransferase/geranylgeranyltransferase type-1 subunit alpha; this encodes MSDGEDSDAGWVFYRDRPDWSDVTPVPEDDGPTPVVVIAHSEKFEDVYDYFRAILQSDEKSQRALELTKDAVELNPANYTVWQYRRDLLKALGTDLRSELDYVEFVIKHSPKNYQVWHHRRVLVEWLQDPSLELDLTGDALAQDPKNYHAWQHRQWAMKTFGLFEKEMAFVDKLITEDVRNNSAWNQRYFVMNNHQGWSDLNVQREICYALEKIKFVKNNESAWNYLRGVLIHDKRGLNGNAVVTSFCEELYKNRCRSPYLLAFIVDASDEAIKRQETNCFHNAERAIEMCHALANKYDKIRSKYWNYLSDKFHKYKEQNANANDANDANENNVEH